The stretch of DNA CATAGAGCTGATGGGCGGCTATACCGTTGCCCGCGAGCTGGTACTCAAGGCCATCGAGCATGGTAAACATGTGGTCACCGCCAACAAGGCGCTTATCGCCGTACACGGTAACGAAATTTTCGCCAAGGCCCGTGAGAAGGGTGTGATCGTGGCGTTCGAGGCCGCCGTGGCGGGTGGTATTCCAGTCATCAAGGCGATCCGCGAAGGCCTGTCGGCCAACCGTATCAACTGGGTGGCCGGGATCATCAACGGCACTGGCAACTTCATTCTCACCGAAATGCGCGAGAAGGGTCGCACCTTCGAAGACGTGCTGGTCGAGGCCCAGGCCCTGGGTTACGCCGAAGCCGACCCGACCTTCGACGTCGAAGGCATCGACGCCGCGCACAAGCTGACCATCCTGGCGTCCATCGCCTTTGGTATCCCGCTGCAGTTCGACAAGGCCTACACCGAAGGCATCACCAAGCTGACCACCGCCGACGTGAACTACGCCGAGGCCCTGGGTTATCGCATCAAGCACCTGGGCGTGGCCCGCCGCACCGATGCCGGCATCGAGCTGCGCGTGCACCCGACGCTGATCCCGGCCGATCGTCTGATCGCCAACGTCAATGGCGTGTTCAACGCGGTGATGGTCAACGGCGACGCCGTCGGCTCCACCCTGTACTACGGCGCCGGCGCCGGCATGGAGCCGACCGCTTCGTCGGTGATCGCCGACCTGGTGGACGTGGTTCGCGCCATGACCAGCGACCCGGAAAACCGTGTGCCGCACCTGGCCTTCCAGCCGGACTCGCTGTCGGCGCACCCGATCCTGCCGATCGAGGCCTGCGAAAGCGCCTACTATCTGCGGATCCAGGCCAAGGATCACCCGGGCGTACTGGCCCAGGTGGCGAGCATCCTGTCCGAGCGCGGCATCAACATCGAGTCGATCATGCAGAAAGAGGTCGAAGAACACGACGGCCTGGTGCCGATGATCCTGCTGACCCACCGTGTGGTGGAACAGCGCATCAACGATGCGATCACCGCGCTGGAAGCCCTGCAGGGCGTGGTCGGTCCGGTCGTGCGGATCCGTGTCGAACATCTGAATTAATTCAGCGGCAAGCGCCAAGCCGCAAGCTGCAAGTAAAAGCCGATTCGCTTTGACTTGTCGCCTGTCACTTGAAGCTTGCAGCTCCACACCAAAGGTTTGCTTATATGCGTTACATCAGCACCCGCGGCCAGGCACCGGCCCTGAATTTCGAAGACGTCCTGCTGGCCGGCCTGGCAAGCGACGGCGGTCTGTACGTACCGGAAAACCTGCCACGTTTCACCCAGGAGGAAATCGCTTCCTGGGCCGGCCTGCCGTATCACGAGCTGGCGTTCCGGGTGATGCGCCCGTTCGTCACCGGCAGCATTCCGGATGCCGACTTCAAGAAAATCCTTGAGGAAACCTACGGCGCTTTCTCCCACAACGCCATCGCTCCGCTGCGCCAGCTGAACGGCAACGAGTGGGTCCTGGAGCTGTTCCACGGCCCGACCCTGGCGTTCAAGGACTTCGCCCTGCAGCTGCTGGGTCGCCTGCTGGACTACGTGCTGGAGAAGCGCGGCGAGCGCGTGGTGATCATCGGCGCCACTTCCGGTGATACCGGTTCGGCCGCCATCGAAGGCTGCAAGCGTTGCGACAACGTCGATATCTTCATCCTGCACCCGCACAACCGTGTGTCCGAAGTGCAGCGCCGGCAGATGACCACCATCTTCGGCGAGAACATCCATAACATCGCCATCGAAGGCAACTTCGACGACTGCCAGGAAATGGTCAAGGCCAGCTTCGCCGACCAGGGCTTCCTCAAGGGCACCCGCCTGGTGGCGGTGAACTCGATCAACTGGGCGCGGATCATGGCCCAGATCGTCTACTACTTCCACGCAGCCCTGCAACTGGGAGGCCCGGCGCGTTCGGTGGCGTTCTCGGTGCCGACCGGCAACTTCGGCGATATCTTCGCCGGTTACCTGGCCCGCAACATGGGCCTGCCGATCAATCAGTTGATCGTCGCCACCAACCGCAACGACATCCTGCACCGCTTCATGAGCGGCAACCAGTACGTCAAGGAAACCCTGCACGCGACCCTGTCGCCGTCGATGGACATCATGGTCTCGTCGAACTTCGAGCGCCTGCTGTTCGACCTGCACGGTCGCAACGGTGCCGCGCTGGCCGGGCTGATGGACTCCTTCAAGCAGGGTGGCGGTTTCAGCGTCGAGCAGGAGCGCTGGACCGAAGCGCGCAAGCTGTTCGACTCCCTGGCCGTGGACGACGCCCAGACCTGCGAGACCATCGCCGAAGTCTTCGCCCAGACTGGCGAAGTGCTCGACCCGCACACCGCGATCGGCGTCAAGGCCGCCCGTGAGTGCCGTCGCAGCCTGGATATCCCGATGGTGGTGCTGGGCACCGCGCATCCGGTGAAGTTCCCGGAAGCGGTGGAGCAGGCCGGGATCGGCAAGGCCCTGGAATTGCCGGCGCACCTGTCCGATCTGTTCGAGCGCGAAGAGCGTTGCACCGTCCTGGCCAACGACCTGAAGGCCGTCCAGGCCTTCGTCAGCCAGCACGGCAATCGCGGCAAACCGCTCTGATCGACTGACATCGATCGTCAACAAGGCCCGTCTCTGACGGGCTTTGTCTTTTTATACACAGGCTGTTTATCGCGGCGTGCCTTCAATGACGGAGCTTAAGGACGGAGCTCAAGGACAGGGCGGCGACGCGTCGAGGATCACCCACAGGATACTTATGTTGCTGCGCCCGGTTTTGTGCACATTGATGGTTTTGGCGACGCTGGCCCTGGCCCCGTGCCTGATGGCGGCGCAGAACCTGCCCTTCAAGCTGGTGCCAGCCTTCGTCGAACTGGAGCCGCTCACCCTGGCCCCGGTCGAACGGCAATGGCTGGCGGGCCGTGGCACCTTGAAGGTGGGCATTTCGATCGATGACTACCAGCCGATCGACATCACGCGCGACCGCAATCGTTACCAGGGTATCAGCGCCGACTACCTGAGCCTGGTCGGCGAACGCCTGGGCATGCCCATGGAGGTGTTGGGGTTCTCCGAGCGCGAGCAAGCGGTCGAGGCGCTGCGCAATGGCACGATCGATATTCTCACCAGCGCCAACGGTTACGAGCGCGGGGTTGCCGGTCTGCACTTTTCCAGCGACTACATGCCTGACCGGGCGGTGGTGGTCGTACGCCGGGACGAGGCCCAGATCCCCGAGGACCTGGCCGGCAAGAAAGTGGTGCTGCTGGAAGGGTATGCGGACGCGAAGGTCGCCCACGCGGCTTATCCCCACAGCCAGATCATTCTCTCGCCCAATCTGTACAGCGGCCTGGAAGCGCTGAATCAGGGGGATGTCGATGCCTTTATCGGCAATGAAGTGATCGTCCGTGCCTACAAGGCGCTGCGTCCTTACCTGGGGTTGCAGGTCCGCACCGGCAGCCGGCTGCCGCCGATCGGCTTTGCCTTCGCCACGCGCCAGAGCGACCCGTTGTTGAGCCGCCTGATCGAGCGAGCGCTGGAGAGCATCGACGATTCCACGGACCGGGAAATCCTGGCCCGCTGGACTACCGGGCTGGGCGCCAGCACCGGCGACGAGCGGATCAAGTTGAGCAAGGCGGAGCGCGCCTGGCTGCTCGAACATCAGCATGTGGTGGTGGCTTCCCAGCAGTACCCACCCTACGTGTTCAAGGACAAGGACGGCCAGTGGACCGGGCTGAACATCGACCTGCTCAACCGCATTTCGAGAATGACCGGCCTGCAGTTCATCCAGGAGGAAAGCTTTTCCACGACCCATACCCTGGACCTGCTGCTCAAGGGCCGGGCCCAGATGAACACCACCTTGTCGGCCAATGACGAGCGCTGCGGCTTCCTCGACTTCACCCACCCCTTTGGCGGTTCGGCCTGGGTGTTCGTGGTCCGCGTCGAGGACATCCAGCTCAACACCTTCAGCCAGTTGGCGGGCAGGGTGCTGGCGCTGCCGGCCAAGCATGCGCTGGAGAGCTACGTCCGGCAGAACTACCCGAAGGTCCGCCTGCGTTCGGTCGCTACCTACCAGGAGGCGCGGGCCCTGGTGGCCAATGGCGAGGCCGACGCGACTATCCAGAATGAAGTCGAGGTGCAGGGGTATCCGGCGAACGGGCTGCGCATCGGCCGCAGTGTCGAAGGCAAGTGGTCGGCCGACGAGTTGTCGGTGCGCCGGGACCAGCCCGAGCTGCTGAGCATTCTGAACAAGGCCCTGGAAGCCTTCCCGGTGGCCGAGCTCAGCGCCATCCGCCTGAAATGGCTGGGGGTGACCCCGGTGCCGGTGCCCATGTGGCAGCGGGTGCCAGTGTGGATCTACTGGGTCACCTTCACCGCCATCCTGTTCGGCCTGCTGTCCCTGGCCTGGAACACCCGGCTCAAGGGGCAGATCCGCCAGCGCCTGCAAGCCGAGCAACGACTCAACGACCAGGTGGCGTTCAAGCGCGCCTTGCTCGACGGTATCCCCAACCCGATCTTCGTCCGCGACCTGGCCGGGCGCCTGATCACCTGCAACAAAAGCTACGAAACCCAGACCGGCATGCGCCTGGAACAGATCAAGGGGCTGTGCCTGACCGAGCTGGATGTGTTGCCCGAGGCCACGGCCCGGCAGTTGCACCGCGAGTTCCTGGAGCAGCTGGAGTCCCAGGAGTCGGTGTTCGTCGACCGTCAGATCGAGTCCAGAAGGGGCCCGGTGCATGTCTATCAATGGACGGTGCCGTTCTACAGCGCCCAGGGTGAGTTGCAGGGGTTGCTGGGGGGCTGGATCGATATCACCGAGCGCAAGCGCCTGGAGGAAGAGCTGCTGCAAGCGCGTCGCGCGGCGGATCAGGCGAACTACGCCAAGAGCGCCTTTCTCTCGACCATGAGCCACGAAATACGCACGCCGATGAATGCGATCATCGGTTTGCTGGAACTGGAAAAGGAACAGGCGCGCCTGCGCGGCATGCCGTTTTCCGATGCGCTGCGCGTGGCCTACCAATCGGCGCAGGAGCTGGTCGGCCTGATGGGCGATAACCTCGACCTGGCCAAGATCGAGGCCGGGCACATGCAGCTGGCGCCGCAGACCGTGGCCCTGCGAGGCTTCTTCGAAGACATACAGCAATTGTTCGAGGTCACCGCGCGCAACAAGGGGCTGCATCTGACGCTGGCCTTCGACAAGGCGGCGGACGGTTTCTACTGGCTCGACCCGCTGCGCCTGCGCCAGGTGCTGCACAACCTGCTGAGCAATGCCCTGAAGTTCACCCAGGCCGGTGAGGTGCGGGTGTCCGTGGAGCGCCAGGCCGATGAACATGGCGCCGACCGTTTGTGCATCAGCGTGGCCGACACCGGGTCGGGCATCAGCCCCGAGAAGCAGGCGAGCCTGTTCGATCCGTTCATCCAGGCCCATCTGCAGACGACGCCGGAGCAGGGCGGCACCGGCCTGGGCCTGAGTATCTGCAAGCAACTGGTGGAGCTGATGGGCGGGCGCATTCTGCTGCAAAGCCAACCTGGCGCGGGAACCACCGTGACCCTTGAGCTTTACCCGGAACAGGTGGTCGAGGATTTCAGCCAGTCGCCCCAGGTGACTCGCGAGCGCCCGCAGAGCCGTCGCATGTCGGTGCTGGTGGTCGACGACGTGCGCGCCAATCGCATGGTGCTCAGCCAGCAACTGATGTTCCTCGGGCACAAGGTGGTGGCGCTTGACAGCGCCGAGGCGGCGCTGGCGCGCTGGCAGGGCGAGGCGTTCGACCTGGTGATGACCGACTGCCACATGCCGGGCATGAGCGGTTATCAGCTGAGCGAAGCGATACGGCAGATCGAGGCCCGGGAAGGGCGTGACGCCTGCCCGCTGATCGGTTGCACGGCCAATGCCTTCGAGGATGAGCAGCAGCGCTGCGAGCAGGCCGGCATGGATGAACTGCTGGTCAAGCCGGTGACCCTGGACCGGCTGGCGCAGATGCTTGCGCGCTTCTTGCCGCCGCCGTCCTTCGACATCCAGACCCTGCGCTCCATGACCCAGGCGGACGAGCCGATCCTGCAACGCATGCTGCGCGAGCTGTGGAGCAACCTGGGGCAGGAGCAGGCGGCCCTGGAGTCGGCGGTGCTGGAGCAGGACTGGGCGCGTATCGGCGCGTCCACGCACCGCCTCAAAGGGGTGTGCTGCCTGATCGATGCGCTGCCGCTGGCCCAGGTCTGCATCGACCTGGAGGCCGTTGCCCGGGCCCACTCGACGGCGGTGCTGGCGGAGCACTGGCTGCGCCTGAAGGAGGCCATCGGCTGCTTGCGCAGCGATATCGAGCCGCATCTGGGTAGCGATTAAGACTTGTCTTATGGGGCGGCCTGCTCGCTGCGATTAACGTACCGGCCCGCTGCGGATTCTCGCCGCTCTCGCCGTATCGGAGGTCGTTCCATGCACAGGTTGAAAGTGCTCGTTCTTGAAGACAATTCGTTCCAGTTGATGGCCCTGCACCAGATGCTCAACGCCAATGGCGTGTTCAACGTGTTGAATGCCGAAAGCGTTGCCGCCGCCCGGCAATCCCTGGACAGCAAGGGGCCGGTGGATATCGCCATCTGCGATCTGTACCTGGAGCAGGCCGACGGGCTGGAACTGATTCGCTACCTGGCAGAGCAGCAACGGGCGAGGGCGCTGATCATTCTCAGCGACGCGCAAGCGGATGTCCGCGAAGGCGCCGCGGCGATGGCCCGGCAGCAGGGCCTGAATGTGCTGGGCTGTCTGCCCAAGCCGGCCTCGGTGACCCTGGTCAATGAACTGCTGGGCCTGTACCAGCAATGTTTCGAGCCTGGGCCGCAAGACTTGTCGCTGGCCCAGGTGCGCGAAACCCTGGCCCTGGATGTGTTCCAGCCGGAGGTGCCGACCGCCGAGGAAGGGCAGGCGGCGGTACAGCGCCATGGGGTCGCGCATTTCCAGCCGGTGGTCAGCCAGGACGGCGAGGTCCTGGGCGTCGAGGCGCTGGCGCGTTGGCAGCACCCGGAACACGGCTTGATGCTGCCCGCCGAGTTCCTGCCAGTGATCGAATTCGCCGGCCTGGAGGAAGCCTTCACCTGGCTCATGCTGGAGCAGGCCCTGCAATTGTCGGCCGGAGTGCGCCTGGTCATGGGCCGTTCGCTGGCGATCTCGGTGAATATCCCGGTGGGCATGCTGGAACTGCCGAACTTCGCGCGCCAGCTGGAAACCCTGCTACGGCGTTTTGAAGTGCCGGCACGCCTGCTGACCCTGGAAATTGTCGAGACCACCGAACTGGAAACCGATATCGCCCATGTGGAGGCCCTGCTGCGCCTGCGCATGATCGGCTGCAAGCTGTCGATTGGCGACTTCGGCACCGGCGGCACCAGCCTGCAGCGCCTGTTGGAATTGCCGTTCACCGAGCTGAAGATCCCGCCGGCCTTTGTCTGCGGGCTGGCTGGCGATGAGCGCAAGGCGGCCGTGGTGGCCGGCGCCATGAGCATGGCCCGGCGCATGTCGCTGGGCGTGGTGCTGGCGGGTATCGAGAGCGCCGCCGACTACCAGGCGGCCAAGAAGCTGGGGCAGGCGCGCCTGCAAGGCTGTTTCATCGCCGAGCCCATGAGCGCCGTCGCCGTGCGCCAGTGGATCGCCCGGCGCTTGCATGACGACCTCGACGAGCAGGCCGGCTGAGCCGGGCTCAGGCGAGCCCGTGTTCCTGCACGTAGATGTACAGCGCCGCGGCGCTGGACAGGCCGAGCTTGCGCATGGCGCTGACCTTCTGGGTGCTGACGGTCTTTTTGCTGCGGCTGAGCTTCGCGGCGATTTCCCCGACCGTCAGCCCGGCCGCCAGCAGGCGGATGACCTCGAGCTCGCGGGGCGACAGCTGTTCTCCGGACAACAAGCGATCCGGTCCGACCTCGCCCGCCAGGCTGAGAAGTTGCTGGATGGCCTGGGCGACAAACACCTTGTCGCGGCGCACATGGCTGATCGCCGCCGGCAGCTCGTCGGCCAGGCTGGCCTTGCTCAGCAGCCCCGAGACGCCCAGGTCGAGAATCGAACGGAACAGCCCGGCATTGTTGAGCATGGTCACCACCACGATCGGCAGCTGGGGATGATGCCGGCGCAGTTGCTCGATCAGGCGCAGGCCATCGTTCTGCTGTTCGCCCGGCATCATGAAGTCTGTGACCAGTACGTCGCAGGGACAGCTTTGCAGCAGTTCGCCGAGGGCGGTCGGGGAGCTGGCTTCGCCGACGATCTCCAGGTTGTCGTCGCGCTCCAGGACGGCCCGCAGGCCGATGAGGAAAATCGGGTGATCGTCGGCCAGGACGATCCGCAGTTTTTTATTGGACGTTTGATTCAAGACTCGCTCCGGTGAGAAGGCAGCATTTCGGACAGGCCCTGCAACCGGGCAACCGTCATCGCTGCGCCGCCGGGCTTTGCCAACCGCTCGAGGAGAGGGCCCCCATGGCCACACCCCCACCTGCCAGAAAGACCTGCGCCAGGCCTGAAAATCCGCCTCGGGAGCAGGTCGCGATGCCGGTTCGGATCGACCCTCGGCGCTATTCCTGCCAACAGGCGGTATTGCGCTACAAGAAGGTCGAGGCGCTGATCGATCAACCGGCACCGTCGCGTTCGTTTCTGGTTTGAGTGCCGATTCTAGTCTGATCCGGGCTGTTTTTTATCTGTCATGTTTTGCGGGCATGCTGGATCGACTCAGGTCGGCAACCGCCAGCGGTTGCGAACTTTCTTCTCTGGGCGATGGTCACTTGAATGCCAGAAAGCTACCGGCATTGGTGTATTCGAGCCTTAATTCCAGCTATTGAGTGGTGATCGAGATGGAAAGTATCAGCCTATTGTTGGGTGAAGCTTTGAGCCCGTATCAGGTAACTCTGACCCCGCGCGCGCAGGGGGAATGCCTGGTAACCCTGAAGAATGCCTTGGGGGCCATCGTGGTCGAGCGCGAGTTCAGCCAGGCCCAGTTGACCGACAAGCGCCAGTTGACCGATGTCGTCGACGGTCTGCATCGCGACGTATTGATCGCCGAAGGCCGTCTGGAACCCTGTGTCATCGCGGCCTTGCGCAATGTGGCCCGGGAGAAGACGTTCGACAGCGCACGCTGACTGGAATTTTCGGGAACCTTCGCAGCAAGCCATCAGTCAGACCCTTGGCAACAGGATCGAGCATTGTGCTCCGGTGCTTGTCGCCTGTTGCGCGGGTCTGGTTTCAGGCCACGTTTAACCCCGAGTCGTCTCCCCACTGCTCGGGGTTTCTTTTTGCCCGGATTTTTTATCGCTGCGGCGTGTCGCGGAAAAACGCCAGGGCATCGCTGCGGTATTGCTCGCGCTGCGACGGTTCCAGCCACTGGGCATAAAGCTCCAGCAAGGTGTGCGGGCGCAGTTCGAGCAGCGCCCGGTTGATGCGCTCCACCGCCTGCCGGCCCTGCGCTGTGTTCGAGCAGCCGACGTTCACTGACTGGTACCTGGGCATGCCCTGGATCGGGTAGAACTCCAGCTCATCGGGATCGATCCCTTGCTGTTGCGCCTGGAAACGGATTTCTGTCTGGTAACCGATCAAGGCTTTCAGGCGCCCGTGGCGTTGCATCTGCAGCAGGTTGCCGATGGCGCTGTTGCCGTAGTGGGCCATCAGCGCGCCGAGCGGAGCCTGTTTGAGCAGGCTGTCGATCGGTTCGCCATAACTGCGCTCGGCCACCACGCCCACATTGTGCAGGGGGCTGACCAGCAGTGCGCCCAGGTCGATCTGGCCGTCATGGATAAACGGCAGCAGGTCGGGACGGTCCTGGCGCCGTACCGCCAGGCCGTTGCTGAATATACGAAAAGTGGTGATGGAAAACGCCAGCCATTGTGCTCGCTGCGGGGTGAACAGCAGCGCCGGATCGCAGACGAAGGGCAGTTCCCGGAGCATCTGCATGGCCCGGGCGCGGTTGACGTGCACGAACTGATGGTCGTACTCCGGCAGGCTGGCCATCAGCACGGGCAGGGCCTGATCGATCACGCCCAGGCCTTTTTGCGGACCTTCGAAAATCGTCATCGGCGGCAGGTCGCGCAACACCCAGATCAGCGTGTCCCGGGCCTGGCTGGCCGGTGACCAGGCGCCGAGCGCCAGCAGCATCGACAACAGGCGTATGCCACGAATCATTCGCCTGCTACGGCATGGGGTCATCAGGCTGCTGATCCTTGTCGGTAAAAGGCATCGTTTTTCAAACTAGATCGCGCCGTTGTCACGCAGGCTTTTGATCTGCTGCTCGTCGTAGCCCAGGGCGCCCAGTACCTGGGCATTGTGTTCGCCGAGCGCGGGGCCGACCCATTCGGACGAGCCCGGGGTGTCCGAGAGTTTCGGCACGATGCCGGGCATCTTGAATGCCTTGCCGTCCGGCAGCTTGGCCTGGAGGAACATTTCCCGGGCGAGAAACTGCGGATCGCTGAACATGTCCTCGGCGCTGAAGATGCGGCTGGCAGGGACTTGTGCCTGGTTCAGCAATTCGAGCACAGGCTCCAGCGGCAGCGAGTTGACCCAGCGATCGATGACTCCGTACAGCTCGTCGCGCCGGCTGTCGCGGCCGTCGTTGCTGGCCAGGGCCGGGTCGTTGGCCAGGTCGTCGCGGCCGATCAGCAGCATGAAGCGCTTGAAGATCGCATCGCCGTTGGCGCCGATCTGCACATGCTTGCCATCGGCGCTGGTGTGAATGGAGGAGGGCGTGATGCCGGGCATAATGTTGCCGGTGCGTTCGCGGATGAAGCCGAAGACATCGAACTCCGGGACCATGCTTTCCATCATGGCGAAGATCGCTTCGTACAACGCCACGTCCACCACCTGGCCCTGGCCGCCGTTGACCTCACGGTGCCGCAGGGCCATCAGCGCGCCGATCACGCCCCACAGGGCGGCAATCGAGTCGCCGATGGAAATGCCGGTGCGCACCGGCGGACGGTCCTCGAAACCGGTGATGTAGCGCAGCCCGCCCATGGATTCGCCGACCGCGCCGAAACCGGGCTGGTCCTTCATCGGCCCGGTCTGGCCGAAGCCGGACAGGCGCACCATCACCAGCTTGGGGTTGAGGGCGTGCAGGGTGTCCCAGCCCAGGCCGAGTTTTTCCAGGACCCCGGGGCGAAAGTTCTCGATCAGGATGTCGGCCTCGGCCAACAGCTTCTTCAGCACCTCCAAGCCGTCCGGGTGCTTGAGGTTCAGGGTCAGGGACTTTTTGTTGCGCGCCTGGACGAACCACCACAGGGATGTGCCTTCATACAGCTTGCGCCACTTGCGCAGCGGGTCGCCGCCGTCCGGCGATTCGACCTTGATCACCTCGGCGCCGAATTCGGCGCAGATGCGCGAGGCGAACGGGCCGGCGATCAGGGTGCCGAGTTCGACGACTTTCAGGCCGGCAAGGGGTTTGGCGGTAAGCGGCATGGAAGATCCTTGTAGGACAAAGATTGGACGGTAGAGCGTTTTAACATAGCCCGGCGTTCCCTCGCCAAAGGATGATGGTGCGCGATTCGTGGATTGGCGCGTGCATCGGTTAGACTTGCCGCCTTTCCTCGTATCAAGAAGCCCCGTCCATGGCCCAGCCGTCTACCACCTACAAGTTTGAATTGAACCTGACTGACCTCGATCGCGGGGTGTACGAAAGCGTCAAGCAAACCATCGCCCGCCATCCGTCGGAAACCGAAGAGCGCATGACCGTGCGTCTGCTGGCCTACGCCCTTTGGTACAACGAACACCTGTCGTTCGGTCGTGGCCTGTCGGAAGTGGATGAGCCGGCCCTGTGGGAAAAAAGCCTGGACGACCGCGTGCTGCACTGGATCGAAGTCGGCCAGCCGGACGCCGAGCGCCTGACCTGGTGTTCGCGCCGTACCGAGCGCACCAGCCTGCTGGCCTACGGCAGCCTGCGTGTGTGGCAGACCCGCGTAGTGGACGCGGTGAAGAACCTGAAGAACCTCAATATCGCCGGCGTGCCCCAGGACGTCCTGGAAGTCCTGGCCAAGGACATGCCGCGCGTTATCAAGTGGGACGTGATGATCAGCGAAGGCACGATCTTCGTCACCGACGATCGCGGCCAGCACGAAGTCCAGCTGGAATGGCTGTTGGGCGAACGCTGAGTTCGCTACGCCGCGCTGTTTCGCCGTATCCCCCGTATCGAAGAGAAGCTTCTGTCACCCCATGCGTATCGAACCTCGTGAGTTGCCCGCCACCCTGCCGTTTCTCGGTGATCTGCCGCCGTTGCTGACCCGCCTGTACGCCGCCCGTGGCGTGCAGTCCGAGGCCGAGCTGGACAAGAGCCTGGCGCGGCTGATCCCGTTCCAGCAGCTCAAGGGCATCGAGGCGGCAGTCGATTTGCTGGTGACGGCGCTGGAGCAGCGCGAACGCATCCTGATCGTCGGCGACTTCGACGCCGACGGCGCTACCGCCAGTACCGTGGGGCTGCTCGGCCTGCGCCTGCTGGGCGCGGCCCATGTCGATTACCTGGTGCCGAACCGTTTCGAATATGGCTACGGCCTGACCCCGGAAATCGTCGCGGTGGCCCTGGAGCGCAAGCCCCAGCTGCTGATCACCGTGGACAACGGCATCTCCAGTGTCGAGGGCGTGGCGGCGGCCAAGGCGGCCGGGCTGAAAGTGCTGGTCACCGACCACCACTTGCCGGGCCACGAGTTGCCGGCGGCCGACGCCATCGTCAACCCGAACCAGCCCGGCTGCGAGTTCCCGAGCAAGGCGCTGGCCGGCGTCGGGGTGATCTTCTATGTGCTGATGGCGCTGCGCGCCCGCCTGCGCAGCCTTGGCTGGTATGAAGCCAAGCCGCAGCCGAATATCGGCGAGCTGCTGGATCTGGTGGCGCTGGGCAGCGTGGCCGACGTGGTGCCGCTGGACGCCAACAACCGCATCCTGGTGCACCAGGGGCTGGAGCGGATTCGCGCCGGGCGCGCGCGGCCGGGGATCAAGGCGATCCTCGAAGTGGCCAAGCGCGAGGCGTCGCGTATCACCTCCACCGACCTGGGCTTCATCCTTGGCCCACGGTTGAATGCCGCCGGTCGCCTGGACGATATGAGCCTGGGCATCGAATGCCTGCTCAGCCATGACATGGCCCTGGCGCGGGAAATGGCCAGCCAGCTGGACGAGTTGAACCAGGACCGCAAATCCATCGAGCAGGGCATGCAGCGCGAAGCCCTGGCCCAGCTCAAGGACTTGCCGGTGGAGTCGATGCCGTTCGGCCTGTGCCTGTTCGAGCCCGACTGGCACCAGGGAGTGATCGGGATTCTCGCTTCGCGGCT from Pseudomonas chlororaphis subsp. chlororaphis encodes:
- the recJ gene encoding single-stranded-DNA-specific exonuclease RecJ, which produces MRIEPRELPATLPFLGDLPPLLTRLYAARGVQSEAELDKSLARLIPFQQLKGIEAAVDLLVTALEQRERILIVGDFDADGATASTVGLLGLRLLGAAHVDYLVPNRFEYGYGLTPEIVAVALERKPQLLITVDNGISSVEGVAAAKAAGLKVLVTDHHLPGHELPAADAIVNPNQPGCEFPSKALAGVGVIFYVLMALRARLRSLGWYEAKPQPNIGELLDLVALGSVADVVPLDANNRILVHQGLERIRAGRARPGIKAILEVAKREASRITSTDLGFILGPRLNAAGRLDDMSLGIECLLSHDMALAREMASQLDELNQDRKSIEQGMQREALAQLKDLPVESMPFGLCLFEPDWHQGVIGILASRLKERYHRPTIAFADAGEGMLKGSARSVPGFHIRDALDAVAAKHPDLISKFGGHAMAAGLSLPEQNFPAFAEAFDAEVRRQLREEDLTGRLLSDGTLAVEEFHLELARALRHAGPWGQHFPEPLFHGVFQLVEQRVVGERHLKVVLRSECGSVKLDGIAFGIDRDIWPNPTIRWVELAYKLDLNEFRGQETVQLMIAHIEPR
- a CDS encoding response regulator transcription factor is translated as MNQTSNKKLRIVLADDHPIFLIGLRAVLERDDNLEIVGEASSPTALGELLQSCPCDVLVTDFMMPGEQQNDGLRLIEQLRRHHPQLPIVVVTMLNNAGLFRSILDLGVSGLLSKASLADELPAAISHVRRDKVFVAQAIQQLLSLAGEVGPDRLLSGEQLSPRELEVIRLLAAGLTVGEIAAKLSRSKKTVSTQKVSAMRKLGLSSAAALYIYVQEHGLA
- a CDS encoding DUF3509 domain-containing protein; translation: MESISLLLGEALSPYQVTLTPRAQGECLVTLKNALGAIVVEREFSQAQLTDKRQLTDVVDGLHRDVLIAEGRLEPCVIAALRNVAREKTFDSAR
- a CDS encoding TIGR02285 family protein translates to MIRGIRLLSMLLALGAWSPASQARDTLIWVLRDLPPMTIFEGPQKGLGVIDQALPVLMASLPEYDHQFVHVNRARAMQMLRELPFVCDPALLFTPQRAQWLAFSITTFRIFSNGLAVRRQDRPDLLPFIHDGQIDLGALLVSPLHNVGVVAERSYGEPIDSLLKQAPLGALMAHYGNSAIGNLLQMQRHGRLKALIGYQTEIRFQAQQQGIDPDELEFYPIQGMPRYQSVNVGCSNTAQGRQAVERINRALLELRPHTLLELYAQWLEPSQREQYRSDALAFFRDTPQR
- a CDS encoding YaeQ family protein, which translates into the protein MAQPSTTYKFELNLTDLDRGVYESVKQTIARHPSETEERMTVRLLAYALWYNEHLSFGRGLSEVDEPALWEKSLDDRVLHWIEVGQPDAERLTWCSRRTERTSLLAYGSLRVWQTRVVDAVKNLKNLNIAGVPQDVLEVLAKDMPRVIKWDVMISEGTIFVTDDRGQHEVQLEWLLGER
- a CDS encoding CaiB/BaiF CoA transferase family protein, translating into MPLTAKPLAGLKVVELGTLIAGPFASRICAEFGAEVIKVESPDGGDPLRKWRKLYEGTSLWWFVQARNKKSLTLNLKHPDGLEVLKKLLAEADILIENFRPGVLEKLGLGWDTLHALNPKLVMVRLSGFGQTGPMKDQPGFGAVGESMGGLRYITGFEDRPPVRTGISIGDSIAALWGVIGALMALRHREVNGGQGQVVDVALYEAIFAMMESMVPEFDVFGFIRERTGNIMPGITPSSIHTSADGKHVQIGANGDAIFKRFMLLIGRDDLANDPALASNDGRDSRRDELYGVIDRWVNSLPLEPVLELLNQAQVPASRIFSAEDMFSDPQFLAREMFLQAKLPDGKAFKMPGIVPKLSDTPGSSEWVGPALGEHNAQVLGALGYDEQQIKSLRDNGAI